CCCATTGACAAATGACAGTAGTAGTAATGCTATCAGTAGATCCAGTGGCAAAGAGAAGCGCTTCCCGTGTTCGTTCTGTGGGAAAGCCTTCAGTTTCCCCAAACAgatggagatccaccagaggatgCACACGGGGGAGAAACCATTTGGCTGCCAGCTGTGCCGGGCCAGTTTCTCTCAATCCTccaacctgaagaggcaccagagagtccacacaggggagaaaccctacagctgcccccagtgtgagaagagatTCTCCCGCCAGCAccagctgaagatgcacctgaaggtccacacgggGGAGAGGCCGTTTGCCTGTATGCACTgtgggaagaggttctcagagaggagctctctcaggatacaccagcagaaaatgcACACAGCCCATGTATAGAGTATATTAATATATAATGTAGTACTAGTTAATTTGTAGTTAATTCTGTTGGTTTTGGATGTATCGGGAACTGGATGAGGTGAACTGAGGAAAGAATGAGTATGATGAGGCAGAGTAGATGATATGGTGATGGTGTCTGTAAAAATGCTTCACTGATGAAGAGTGACAAACTTCGTGTCTTTAAGTGTTTTATAGTGAGATAATGATAGTGCCTTAATTCATGAAGTATTGAAgctgtgtgtaatgtagtgttgaaCCATTTCCAAAGTATTCTATAGTTACTTTTATCAAAGTGAAGGTACCATATTTATAGGTACCATATCTTGCCTCCATTTAATATCTGACCCTTTCTAAGACCTCTTGTGGCAATAGAGAAATGACTTATTTTTTCATCTATTTTTCTACAGTGATTTTCTATCAATACATGGCCAACATATTATCTTCCTcttcggcacagccagaagaggactggccacctcccatagcctggttcctccctaggttccggcctttctagggagtttttcctagccaccgtgcttctacacctgcattgtttgggggtttaggctgggtttctgtacagcactttgtgacatcagctgatgtaagaagggctttattagTAACTTGGATTGATATTTACAGAAAAGGTATTCTACTTGTCACGTATCATTTTGTGCAATAAATGTGATTGTTATGCTATTTAAATTAAATACTAAATTGACTCTGTGCTGACTGACTTGGTTATTTTTGTATCATTGCAGAGACTGAGTTCAgacttaaataaaaaaaatccaatgGCTCCATATTGTTAGGTACTTGAATCAGTGTTAGATGGACTTGACTGTGGTTAGCATTTTATAACATGTCATGTTTCTGTGTGTACAGCAAAGAATTTATTGTATAATCCTTGTTTGCAGTCTCCAGTCCATGAAGATCTGCTTATATCCGGTGTTACTGGTTGGAGAGACTGGACCTCTGAGGGTTCCCCGGATCAGGAGCCGTCACTCTTCCTTCCCCAGTCGGAACCAGGACCCAACCACGGGGGACAGAGACTCCACAACCACTACATAGAACACAACCAATGGACAGGTGGACTGAACAACCTCAGTCCTGGTGGTCATCAGCGAGACGGAGCCTCCAGTCAGGGATCCAGTCTGCAGCCCAGACCCTTCTCTTCACAGTCTCAGTGCAGGGCCTGGGGCTGATAGAGATAGACCCTCCTGTTCCTATGATACAAACACCACAGTGTCCATGATGAACAATGCAGGTCTTCCTGGGCTTCAGCCTTcacagagagtggtgggagaacCCCCTGGTGGTAGTCTGTCTTCTCCTTCAGGGTCTTGTCTAATGCCTGGTGAATGGGTTCATAGAAAGCCTGGACCTGGGTCTAGCCTTCCTCAGTTACCCCGCAAATACAGACAGGGTTAGGATGGACATTCGCTACAAGAGGTACCTAGCCTATAACACAGCGCGTAATCCCATCAACACCCAAACAATGGCTCAAGGAGGGAGGTCAGGCGACGTCCTCTGCTGTCATTTGGTCACATGGGAGGCAGAGTATTAGGACGGACGCAGACAAGCCGGCTCATGAGAACACGCACCAGACTGTTCACAACAAGGAGAGGCCCATCAAGTGCAAACTATTTTAAAAGAACTTCTACCTGACTAGCCTTATCAGACATAGGAGTGTCCACCAAGGGGAGAAATCGTAGTGGTGTGGCTTGATATGTATGCAGGGTGTCTTGGTAAGAGGGCAATTAATACCCCGCATTAACCTTGTGAACTTAGGCTAGAACAAGGACAGTTTAATATTTACCTTACTGAGGTGATTGATTGGAATAAAGTCATTATTTTgtactctattcttgctaacACACTGTCCTTTCTAAACAAGTCTACTCTCAGCTTGAAATATAGTGATCATGAATAGGCGACTAATAAGCAGTACACGTTTCCATTTAACCACACCCTTTGAGCTATGACGTCAGCGAACAAGATCCTTGCTCTTCAGTGTAAACGGAAGTAAACAGTGACCAAGCACAAGTTCCACGTTAGCGTTTTTTATTTAGAAGTTTATTAAACACTGGTACTCATTTAACTGCACAGCATCCTATACTTACCTTATTTAGTGTTTAATTCGCTTTAGAGACAGGACTTGATAGGTGTTCCAGGTAaggctagctagctgctaacaatggctaactgtatgggttttcacactcaaatagcctccgTCATGGAGGTCCTAGCGAATGCAGCAGTGACAGAGCTCTGTAAACTCGTAGATGACGACTATGCAGTGCttcgtttggaaataactcaaagccagaaagaaaacagggcattgcggaggaaactacagctaCTGGAACTGAAGGTGTCACGGGAGCGCGTCTTCGCCAGTCGTCCCAGAAGTGTCAAGATCGTCGACCGATACAGAGGAATAGAAAGAGGTACATTTTGCAAAAGGCAGAGGCTGCGTGGCTTTCAtatacagtgagtgtacaaaacactaaCGACCCTCTCATCAGAACAGTTTCAATTCGTCGgtgcatggactttacaaggtgtcgaaagggttccgcagggatgctggcccatgttgactccaatgctcccCAAACGTGTTTGGGTGGTGGTTCAAACATGTCAAATCCTGCAGCGTCGCAGGTCTTGacgcaaaccggtgcgcctggcacctactacaataccctgttcaaatgcacttaaatatgtcgtcttgcccattcaacctctgaatggctcACACACACAATCTATGTCACAACGCTTAAAAATCATTATTCTcctacattgattgaagtggatttaataagtgacatcagtaagggatcatagctttcacctggtcagtctatcatagacagagcaggtgttcttaatgttttgtacactcagtgtatatttatattaaaaaccaaagtctaatGGTTTTACCCAAAAATGAAGGACTCATTAGCCTATTCTGTTTTTGTCATGGAGGGCTCATTGCTTCAAAACAATGTTTAAAAAAGAAATGCTGCTCATTGAATGGCATACTTTGAGCTGTACCAAAAAGTGCTATTGGCATGACATGAAAAAtgtatgccatatgctgcatttgttATAGGCCTAATGTTTAAGTATTTGTTGGTGacaccatagaattaggaattataaTACtttttaataggatctctatgggtgACACTTTATCTCTTTAACCAGcctgaattagattgagcaataaaatacCCACTCGTGGTCTTCTTATATTAAACTCGTTTTTGTCAGTATTAGTGGATCACAATACCACGGAGTAGTTTACAAGGGAGGAACTCCGTcaaacttttattccataggctgggatccgcattatgcagctgttgcaagagcgcatttttcactggctgtccacagGTCGcataaacaatgattgataggcagcttagcCTACACTTcttcaattcaaccattattggggtAAAATACACatacatttgtgaacagccatccacaactaCCACAGCAGAGGTGTGAATCACATTGCTATGTAGACATCAATAATAAGCCTAAGTGTTGCCCgtaggctacaccactgctgtcaaatccaatttaatttgtcacatgtttcgtaaacaacatgtgtagactaacagtgaaatgctttctcacgggcccttcccaacaatgcagagagaaataatagaaaagtcctaataaaatacacaatgagtaacaataacttcaCTATATACAATGGCTACAAGTACCGAgccgatgtgcaggggtacaaagtaattgaggtagatatgtacatataactaggaataacgtgactaggcaacaggatggataataaggagtagcagcagtgtatatgaGGAGTccaaaaagttagtgcaaaaagggtcaatgcagatagttttaaatagttaaccaaatagctacccggattaactatttagcaatcttatggcttgagggtagaagctgttcagggtcctgttggttccagactagGTGCATcgttaccgcttgccgtgcggtagccaAGAGAACAGTcgatgacttgggtggctggagtctttgaccatttttagggccttcctgcctggtatagagttcctggatggcagggagcttggcccgagtgatgtattgggccgtacgcactaccctctgtagtgccttgcagttggaTACCAAGCTGtagccataccaagcggtgatgcagccagtcaaggtgCTGTCAGtcgtgcagctgtagaatcttttcagcctcctgaaggaGAACAGGCGTTGACGTGCACTCTTCAcagctgtgttggtgtgtgtggaccatgatagatccttagtgatgtggacactgaggaaagaagctctcgacctgctccactacagacccgtcaaagtgaatgggggcgtgctctgccttccatttcctgtagtccacaatcagctcctttgtcttgctgatgttgagggagaggttgttgtcctggcaccatactgccaggtctctgacctccctataggctgtttcatcattgtcggtgatcaggcctaccaacaTTGTgctgtcagcaaacttgatgatagtgttggagtccctgaggggcccccgtgttgagggtcagtgtggcagatgtgttgtggcctgccctcaccacctgagggtggcccgtcaggaattccaggatccagttgcagagggaggtgttcagtcccagggtccttagcttagtgatgagcttggagggcactatggtgttgaacgctgaggtttagtcaatgaacagcattctcacataggttttcctcttgtccagatgggagagggcagtgtggagtgcaatagagattgcgtcatctgtgtatctgtcggggcagtatgcaaattggaatgggtccagggtgtctgggatgatggtgttgagccatgaccagtctttcaaagcatttcatggctacagatgtaagTGCTACggtgcgatagtcatttagacaggttacctggAGTTCTTTGACACACGGACtaaggtggtctgcttgaaacatgtaggtattacagactgggtcagggagaggttgaaaacgtcagtgaagacacttggcaGCTGGTCAGCGGATGCTCTaagtacgcgtcctggtaatccatctggctctGTGGCCTTGTGAAAGTTAACCAGTTAAAAAGGTCTTAcccacatcggctacggagagtgtgatcacacagttgtccgggaACAATTGGTGCtgtcatgcatggttcagtgttgcgaGCATAGAAGACATTTTGCTTGTCTTGTAGGCctacgtcactgggcagcttgcggcagggtttccctttgtaatacgtgatagtttgcaagccctgctacatccgacgagcgtcggagccggcgCAGTAGGATTCGATACTAgttctgtattgatgctttgcctgtttgatggctcggaggtcttagcgggatttcttatatgcGTCCggattatatcaaatcaaattttattaggtcacatgtgccgaatacaacaggtgtaggtagaccttacagtgaaatgcttacttacgagcccctaaccaacagtgcagtttaaaaaaatacgggTAAGAATAAGACATAAAAAtgagtgtcccactccttgaaagcagcagctctagcctttagctcgatgcagatgttgcctgtaatccatggctaaTGGTTGGGATAGGTGGGGacgacgttgtcgatgcacttaaaatcacattttattggtcacatacacgtgtttagcagatgttattggccgcgcacgactccaacactatcatcaagtttgctgacagcACAAcgttggtaggcctgatcaccgatgacgatgaaacagcctatagggactgatcgtgaactacaggaaatggagggccgagcacgcccccattcacatcgacagggctgtagtggagcaggtcgagagcttcattcctcagtgtccacatcactaaggatctattatggtccacacacaccaacacagtcgtgaacaGGGCTCACATCATCCCagacttattaatgaagccggtgactgtgGTAAACTCATCAATGACAtttgatgaatcccagaacatattccagtctgtgctagcaaaacagtcctgtagcttagcatccgcttcattggaccacttccttattgagcgcgtcacttgtactccctgtttgagtttttcttgtaagcaggaatccggaggatagagttatggtcagattttccaaatgaaGGGCGAGGGAGAGATTTGTATACATTTCTGtgttgtggagtaaaggtgatctagagttttctCCTTTGGTTGCTCAGGTGACTTGCTGGTAGAAATGGATTTCACTTTCCCTACattaaaatcactggccactagaagcgccgcctctggatgagcattttcttgtttgcttatggccctatacagcttgtCTTAGCGGTCTTAGTACCAGcttcggtttgtggtggtaaataaacagctagggaaatatagataaactctcttggtaaatagtatggcctacagtttatcatgaggtattTTATCTTGAGCGAGCAGAAACTTGAGACTTCCTTATTATTAGAGATTccacaccagctgttgttaacacacccctcccccctaACCTTACCCGACGCTTCTGTACGATCTTGACGATGCATAGAAAAACCATACTTGTTCAGCCACGAATccgagaaacataggatattacagttcttcaggtcccgttgataggatagtcttgaacggagctcgtccagtttgttctccagtgattatacgttcgccaatagaacggagggtagTGGCAGATTATTTCTCTCTTAAGCAGTCTTTTCCAAATCTTGGGGATTAGGGCCTGTTCCGGGGTTAGCAGTATGTCCTGAATTTGGTTGAGCCGCCCAAAAAGGTACATATTGCAGCTCTAAGATCAGCGCAAAAACCACGCAAAAATAGCTGAATTGGTCAGGAGAAAACGGCAGCGCTCCATTGCAGTACTATTCATTTCCCTTGTCGTCCTTACCTCCAAGGATTTATCCACGTTGTTTGTATAATCTTTGATGCCGACAGAAGTTGaaccattggaagacatacagTAGCTTGCACTATAGCCTACATAAACTTATTCCTGCACTTTGAAGGATTGCAGGAAAACGGATTTGGTGtgccatcatagtggtctctgacttgtggtcagactcgcttaGTATTTCgtaaacatcctttctgaatttaaaagtaatcctagaagtaatcatctagtttttccaaAAGTAACTAATCGGataatatttttgctggtaaagaGTTTTCTTTATCAgttaaatgtaatctgttactccccaaccctgtcccCGCATTGCTTAGCTATCTTGCACGCAGACACAATCATATTCTAACCAGATTCTTTATTTACTGCATTTCCTATTATTTACTTAATGAAAACAATGTGATACATCAATTAATAAATAGTATATCAAGACGTTATGACAAGTGTTACCTTATATCCTAGCCAATTCTAGACAGTGTCAATAAATATACTGTTGAGCATTGCCAGTAGCTCACCTTACCACCTCTTTTCCCCCAATCActctctcaggtgaaggacatctcactagaggccacaggagctttgtgaagccagcGGGACACAATGCGTGGAGAGATGACCAATcaatcactgttgatgaggggagtggaaTCTCAACCCAGCACGTTATCAtgatagaggttagtgtaatagtgttGCAGAAAAAATGTGTTACTTTGTAAATCAAATGTGGCCAGTTTATTTTCAGAAAGGCTCTCCTCAGCTATTCACTTGCTTACATGAAACCCAGCACAAAAAGTTTAGGGAATTATTCATAATTTTGCATCACAAAAGAGTTTAGGGCGAAAAAAATATCTATAGATTTCTATAGTATGTGCACTGTAGTGGCCATTAGTAAATGGTAGTAAATATGAACTATTTAGATCTTATTTAATAATGAAAAAATGATTAAACTGCCATAAACTCAAACTATTCCTTAGGTAAATATCTATCAGAAACAATTTGAATATTAAACTCACAAAAATTACACACACTTACCATAAAATGTGTTAATTGTAATGGTAGCCATTTTGAAGAACCATAAAGAAAAAATGATGGTGACACACCCACACGTGATATCATTGAAAAGCCCAGAATGTCCTCTCAAAGGTACAACAGGAACTAACACAGCGGCATGTATGGCCTTAAATCAAAAAAACAAATACCCATTAGAAAGGACAAAAATGTATTGCTGGATCTCGGGGGATATTTCAGGAAGGCTCCCCTCAGCTATTCACTTGCTTACATGCACATCCTGATTTATCTGCCATAGGGGCGCTTGTGAGACTTCCCTACGACATTGTTATCCAATTCTACTCATGTACCGGTAATAACTTCCTCTCTTAttgtgtcagtctgcagatgCAGAGGCTGCAGTTCCTGAAGGATTGTCTCTGGTCAAGCAGGAGaggtctgaaggagaggaggaccgagGGCACAGCAGGGACATCCAGACTGGAGAAGCAGCTGGAGCGCCCCCTGTAGCCACGGTAGACCATACCATTGCCCCAGCGCAACTCTGGACCCGAAGCAGAATCGCGGAGGTCAGTGGAACGCCGAATGCAGTCctcaagtcagagacagacatcaagactttaactgtaacacaaaggctgttacacacaggatctgaccacagatcagacccagagagactggggctggggccaCTGGGCTGTCCTCCTGCTCCTGGCTCAGAGTATTTACCGGTATTTCAACATAGCCAAAGGACGGTTCATTCCCATGGAGATGGTGACACGTTAGCCACTGGCGGTGATGCTCTGTCTTGTTCTTACACTACAGAGATGGACCCTGGAAACATGCCCTTGGGTTTAGAGacacagactgatctgtctaGACGGGACTGGAaccagtacagtagtagtgtatactctgaagggCGCCTAGATGAGAAAGGGGAGGGTCTGGTCATAGATGAAGTGACTACAAAAGTGGAGGGTGACGTTCCTCCCACATGGAATGCAGATAATCACCTAGGAGATGGACACTCACAGGGCAGAGATTTCTTAAATTACAGGGAAAGGTTAGAGACAAATCCAAATGGCTCTACCCATTCTCCTTTCAGGGATCGCGACCCAGTGTCCACGTCGATGGGGCCTTCCGATTCACACAGCCGCTTCCTTTTCTACAGGGCAAGAGCCCAGGCTCAGGGAGGGGGAGAAACATCAGGCAGTAGTAAGGGTaaacggttcctctgcatgttctgtaacaaaggcttcagctgcaCCCAGAAGGTAGAGATCCACCAGAGGTTCCACACGGGGGAGAGACCCTTCAGttgtacccagtgtcacatgcaCTTTGCCCAGGCTGgtgacctgaagaggcaccagaggatccacacaggggagaaaccctacagctgcccccagtgtgagaagaggttctcccgcCAGGACCAcctgaagatgcacctgaaggtccacacgggagagaAGCCGTTCGCCTGTACGCACTGCGGGAAaaggttctcagagaggagctacctcaggatacaccaggAGAAAAACCATTCCACTCTATAACATAGAAAGTAACCATTCCACTCGATAATTTCTGACGTTTAGCTCAAACTCTGCATTAAAGACAAAGATGCATTTTCATTGTTGTCTGCAGATAGATTTCAGTGTTGAATATTCCAGGGTAGACTATTGCATACAGACATTGTGTGATAGAGACAGCATATTTACAcagcgtacaaaacattaggaacacctgctctttccataacagactgaccaggtgaaaactatgatcccttattgatgtcacttgctagATCCCCTTCAATcagagtagatgaaggggaggagacagggtaaTTAATGATTTtcaagtcttgagacaattgagacatggattgtgtgccacTGCcgtttcagagggtgaatgggcaagacaaaagatttaagtgcctttgaacggggtatggtagtaggtgccaagcgcactgttttgtgtcaagaactgcaacgctgctgggttattcacactcaacagtttccaatGTCTATCAAGAAttatccaccacccaaaggacatctagtcaacttgacacaactgtgggaagcattgaagtcaacataggccagcatccctgtggaatgctttcgacatctTGGAGAGtccaaaagggggtgcaactcaatattaggaaggtgttcctaatgttttggacactcagtgtatgttaatGTCATTATTTGGCAACAGTTACATCACACGTATCTGATTCAATTAAAATGAGTTTGTCAAtgacatgtttgttctacattgtatacagtgagctccaaaagtattgggacagtgacacattttgtgttgttctggctctgtaatccagcactttggatttgaaatgatacaatgtctGAGGTTTAAGTGCAGACTGTcacctttaatttgagggtattttcatccatatcgaggGAAAGGTTTAGAAatgacagcactttttgtacatagcccTCCCATTTTATGGGACCaacgtattgggacaaattcacttagttaaagtccgaagtttacatacacttaggttggagtcattaaaaaaaatgttcaaccactccacacatttcttgttaactatagttttagcaagtaggtaggacatctactttgtgcatgacaagtaatttttccaacaattgtttacagacagattatttcactgtatcacaattctagtgggtcagaagtttacatacactaagttgactgtgccttttaacagcttggaaaattccagaaaatgatgtcatggctttagaagcttctgataggctaattgacgtcaattggaggtgtatctgtggatgcaccttcaaactcagtgcctcattgcttgacatcatgggaaaatcaaaagaaatcagccaagacctcagaataaaaatggatgacctccacaagtctggttcatccttgggagcaatttccaaatgcctgaaggtaccacgttcatctgtacaaacaatagtacgcaagtataaacaccatgggaccacgcagccgtcatcccgctcaggaaggagactcgttctgtctcctagagatgaatgtactttggtgc
This genomic interval from Salvelinus alpinus chromosome 6, SLU_Salpinus.1, whole genome shotgun sequence contains the following:
- the LOC139577655 gene encoding uncharacterized protein isoform X1, whose translation is MANCMGFHTQIASVMEVLANAAVTELCKLVDDDYAVLRLEITQSQKENRALRRKLQLLELKVSRERVFASRPRSVKIVDRYRGIERGEGHLTRGHRSFVKPAGHNAWRDDQSITVDEGSGISTQHVIMIESADAEAAVPEGLSLVKQERSEGEEDRGHSRDIQTGEAAGAPPVATVDHTIAPAQLWTRSRIAEVSGTPNAVLKSETDIKTLTVTQRLLHTGSDHRSDPERLGLGPLGCPPAPGSEYLPVFQHSQRTVHSHGDGDTLATGGDALSCSYTTEMDPGNMPLGLETQTDLSRRDWNQYSSSVYSEGRLDEKGEGLVIDEVTTKVEGDVPPTWNADNHLGDGHSQGRDFLNYRERLETNPNGSTHSPFRDRDPVSTSMGPSDSHSRFLFYRARAQAQGGGETSGSSKGKRFLCMFCNKGFSCTQKVEIHQRFHTGERPFSCTQCHMHFAQAGDLKRHQRIHTGEKPYSCPQCEKRFSRQDHLKMHLKVHTGEKPFACTHCGKRFSERSYLRIHQEKNHSTL